The genomic window aatttcacgacACCAATCAGTGTAACCTGTACTCTTAAAAACCCTTCATGCTATAAACTCTCATTTGGTTTATAGATAACTAACTtgatataattattgtaataaattatgtACGGGAGTTATAGTTCTGGAAGACGTGCAAGTGAAGCctacatgttatttattttatggtttaagGAGGTAAAACAGTTTAGGAAGTATTGATTAGTCATTCATGTCTTCtatgtaatttataaattttgatttttcaaatttaGCGCTGTTATTTTCTTCTTTTCCTAACTAGTTTTGTTTTATGAAAGTTTTAACGTCGATGGTTGTCAAAATAATTTGGCTGTTTGTTTTAGAATGCTTGAAGGATTCGAGACTTTTAGTAAAGATCTCTGAAGGGAAAAGACATACGTAGAATGGGGATACTTGCAATGGTGGGGTAACTTGCAACAAAACTAcaggtaaatatattttgtgtgttgGCTACCATGATTCAGTTCGATGTGTACATGTTTCTATTgccatttgtttacaaatgtctGTTGCAGCTTGTACATGTTGTTTTAGGCGGTACTTATTGTTTTGTGCAtttgtttttcataaataaatattattattgaaaatcTGCAAAAAGTAACATCTGGAAACTTCCTGTAGAAGTTCTTAGAAGTACACATCTAAAGACATTGTAAGGTATGTATGGCTTTAATGTAGTGTCAAGAAGTGTATCCTATAGTCATACCATGCAATGATAATTCGTTTTCTGTCAGTTGgcttttttatgaatttgtgaTTCCAGTGGGGTAACTTGCAACCCAGACACACCCACTTTTGTTATCAATTAAAACCTAAAATACAACCTTCACATAtgtttttctgtaattattacatACCTACCAACTTCATATTAATTCCCCTGTTAGTTTAACTTCGGAATGTTGCCCTTTTATGTAGGTAAATGTAAaggctatgtaattttttttttttttgtgttttaggtTATGGCCAGAAAACACAAGAAAGTTCCAGGACATCGTAGTTATGCCAATTTTTCGAAGGAAAGCCTTTTAGCTGCAATAGAAGATGTAAAAACAAAAGGCCTTTCATACAGACAAGCTGGTGAAAAGTATGGAATCACTGGATCAACAATCTACAGGGCGTTCAAAAAGAAGCACCCCAAAAGTTATGGAAGACCTGCAGTGCTGACAGAAGATGAAGAACGTAAGCTGGTTCATGGGATTTTATTGGCGAGTGATTGGGGGTTTCCATTTGACAAGTTGGATATTTGTTTACTTGTTAAAAGCTTTTTAGATAATGAGGGGCGAACAGaacttagatttaaaaaaaatatgccagGTAGGGATTGGTATCTTTCTTTTATAGGAAGGCACAAGAAAATTCTGTCACCACGATTTTGTCAGAACATTACGAGAGCAAGGGCTGGTGTTAGCAGAGAAGTTCTAGAGAAATATTTTGCTAACTTACAGATCTCTTTGCATGGAGTAAAACCAAACATGATCGTCAATTACGACGAAACCAATATGACAGATGATCCGCAAAGAGCAAAGGTGGTGGTTAGACGGGGGGCAAAGTACCCAGAACGTGTTATGGATCACTCCAAAGTTAGCGTTTCTGTGATGTTCTCAGGAACAGCATCAGGCATTGTATTACCACCCATGATTGTTTACAAGTCTGAGCACCTGTATGATACATGGATGGAGAACGGACCAAAGGGTACAATATACGGGTGCTCCAAAAGTGGGTGGTTTGATGGTCACCTATTTCAAAAATGGTTTTGCAATATAGCATTGCCCTATTTCCGATCTTGCGATAAAGGAGGTGGAAATTCTCCAAAAGTCTTGATTGGGGACAATCTTGCTAGCCATCTGTCCATGCCAGTCATTGAAGAATGCAGGAAAcataacattaaatttgttttactgCCACCAAACAGCACACATATTTGTCAGCCTCTCGATGTAGCCTTTTTTCGTCCTCTGAAAATTAAGTGGCGACAAACTCTTGCAGAGTTCAAAGCAAAGTACAAGGGGACAataccaaaaaatttatttcccagATATTTGAATGCAACACTGGAAAAATTGGAAAATGCTTCGCAAAATTTATGCTCAGGGTTCAGAGCAACTGGCTTGTATCCGTTCAATCCGCAACAAGTTTTAAATAAACTTCCAGCTGAGAATGAAGATTCCTCTGCCAACTCAACAGCAGATGGCTCTTGGTCTGAAGCATTCATTGAGGTTCTGCGAGAAGCCCGATTTGGCCAGTCATCAGCCCCTCGAGTTCGCAAGAGAAGGGTTGTTAATGTTAATCCTGGTCTAAGTGTAAATGGAAGTTTAGAAGATACCAGCATTGACCAGGACCCTTCTTCAACTTCAGCTCCTTCAACTACAGCTTCTTCAACTTTAGCTTCAACTTCAGCTCCTACAACTTCAGCTCCTACAACTTCAACTCCATATGCAAAGGCTAGAACATGGTCCAAGTTTTCATCAGAATCTGTGGATTTTGAAATGACAGATGTGCATCAGAATGCAGAAAGTGAACATGAGACTGCGAAC from Bacillus rossius redtenbacheri isolate Brsri chromosome 1, Brsri_v3, whole genome shotgun sequence includes these protein-coding regions:
- the LOC134530075 gene encoding uncharacterized protein LOC134530075, whose product is MARKHKKVPGHRSYANFSKESLLAAIEDVKTKGLSYRQAGEKYGITGSTIYRAFKKKHPKSYGRPAVLTEDEERKLVHGILLASDWGFPFDKLDICLLVKSFLDNEGRTELRFKKNMPGRDWYLSFIGRHKKILSPRFCQNITRARAGVSREVLEKYFANLQISLHGVKPNMIVNYDETNMTDDPQRAKVVVRRGAKYPERVMDHSKVSVSVMFSGTASGIVLPPMIVYKSEHLYDTWMENGPKGTIYGCSKSGWFDGHLFQKWFCNIALPYFRSCDKGGGNSPKVLIGDNLASHLSMPVIEECRKHNIKFVLLPPNSTHICQPLDVAFFRPLKIKWRQTLAEFKAKYKGTIPKNLFPRYLNATLEKLENASQNLCSGFRATGLYPFNPQQVLNKLPAENEDSSANSTADGSWSEAFIEVLREARFGQSSAPRVRKRRVVNVNPGLSVNGSLEDTSIDQDPSSTSAPSTTASSTLASTSAPTTSAPTTSTPYAKARTWSKFSSESVDFEMTDVHQNAESEHETANFCLIKTGDFLLVKLMYDSRSNKAVQRFFVAKVLEKNESVVYCSFLRKSAKAEKVFLFPSVEDTFNVMKENIVKILREPRVVRGRHIFTEYFTEQIQ